Within the Mucilaginibacter sp. CSA2-8R genome, the region ATCAAACTATCGCCCGATTATTTTGACCAGCAATGGAGGTATTTTGACCGCGAAGATACCTTTGGCGTGATGGGGCGCATTACCGACATAGATGGCCCGCGCATACAGGATGCTGCCCGCATGCCTAAGTTTAACGGCTTTAAACTAAAAACCGCCTACTTTTATTACCGTACCGACCAGCAGCCCGCCCTTACGCTGTACCTATCGGGAGCTAACGCCTTGGTTGATGCCCAAAAACTAAAGGCCATGGGCGGCTTTAACGAAACGTTTTCGCCTTTTTATGCCGAAGATTTTGAATTGAGCCTGCGGGCCTGGCGCCTTAATTGGAAATGTTATTACGAGCACCAATCGGTTTGCGGACACGAGGTATCGGCCAGTACCAAAAACTACAAAACTGCCCGCTGGGTAAAAATGGTATACTTTCGTAACCGCTACTACCTGCACGCCCTGCACCTGGGCCGGGCCGCATTGGCACTATGGTTTTTACAAATCACCCTCATCGACCTGCTGCCCAAAATCATCACCGGCAAATTTTGGATGCTCGAAAGCTATACCTCCTTCCTTAAAAACCTGTCGCAAATTAGCGGGCGCCGCAAACAGTTTAAATTCCTGATGCAGCAGCATCATAGTACCACCACCGTGAGCGATGTTTTTGAAACTATTAGTAAGAGTGTTGAGGGTGCTAAAGTGGAGAGAGTGTAAGTGATTTTTCATGTGCAGATGTGCGGGTGTGCAAATGTGCAGATGAAAACTAAGGCGTGATTTTTGAATGGGTGAATACCCACTACCGCGTAATTGCGAGTGTATGGTGTTTAATAAATAACTATACCTTGATTCTTTTAGCGGATGAAGCGGGTAAGAAAAACCTGCCCGCGGGCGGTGTGGTGATAGCACCAACCACAGGTTTAAATTTCAGTGGCTACTCGTGACCCAACCACATAGGCAAGAGTAGCCCTTGCTCTGCCTCGCCCGACATACCCACGCCAGTCGAGGGGCGGCCCATACCTCCACGCGCCACCAAAAATTTGCTGATGCGTCTTAATTACTTATTTTTATCAAAGTTAAACCCAACGCCATAACACCAAATATAGCCCCCGTAATGTTCCGGTTTAAAGTTTGCAAGTTAAGTTTCGCTTTAATTTTGTTTACCTTGGCTACTTGTAAAAACAAAGCCGGGAACGAATTAAATATATGCGTATATGGCGTATATAAACCAGATAGTTATATCGCTATCAAATTAGACGGCAACACGGTTTACAGCAAAACTATAACCGATAACAAATTTAGCGAACGGAGATTGCCTGCCATATTTACCTATAAAAACAAGGCTTTAATAACGCTGATGGTTAACGACAAGGACACTACTTTCACTTGTAATTTAGAAAAGAAAAACTATCTCAATATGGCCTTTTCCATCTTTCAAAATCAGTTTCAGGTGGTAAGGGTCGACTCGTTAACGTACCAAAAAAGCGGAGATGATGTTATATATTAACGTTAGCTTTCATAACGGATCTATTTCTTGCTCTGGCGCAGGTTTTAGAGTAGCTGATTGAGGAGTAGCAAAATCTGTCTGTGCGTAGTTTGGTAATAGCACCAACCACTGGCTGCGCATAAGGAAAGAACCAAGAGCCAAGAATCACGAGCCAGGAGCTATTTTTAGCCTATGGTTTGTGTTATCACGAACCATCAGCCATGCTAAGCAGCTGGCAAGAAAAACCTGTCCGCAGGTGGTGTGGTGATAACACCAACCACAGGCTACTAAACGAGCTTTTAATCAATCATTTACAATTCACTCATTGGCTTTCATCCGCACATCAAGAATTCGCTCAATCAATCACTCATTCATTCATTGGCTTCCATTACCCCGGTAGCCCAATGGGCCATAGCATCAATAACGGGCAGCAAACCACGACCGCTATTGCTAAGGCTGTAAACTACAAAAGGCGGCACTACGGGTTTGCTCTCGCGGATGATGATGCCGTCGGCTTCCAACTGCTTAAGTTGTTGTATCAGCACCTTTTCGGTAATGGCGGGCACTGCGCGCTTAAGTTCGCCGTAACGTTTGGGGCCTACTATTAAATGGTATAAAATTATAGGCTTCCAGTAATTACCAATACGCTCCATTACAAAGGTTACAGGGCATTGCTGCAGGGCTATGCGTTTATTTTCTTGTATGGTTGATGCTTCTTTAATGGCTGTCATGCATGCTTACTTTAGGGTAAGTACTTGTATAAAAGTAAGTACAAATATACCTTTGTTTCAACATAAAAAAAACAAACTATGAAAATTACCATCGCCGGTTCGTTAGGCAACATCAGCAAACCTTTAGCCCAACAGTTAATAAGCGCAGGGCATACCGTTACCGTAATTACCAGCACTGCCGACCGCCAGCCGGCCATTGAGGCACTGGGTGCGCAAGCCGCCGTAGGTTCGGTGAGTGATGCTGCATTTTTAACCCATGCATTTACCGGTGCCGATGCCGTTTATACCATGACGCCACCTAACATGGGCGGCGCCAACATTATTGCCAACACCGTAAACGCCGGGCGGGCTTATGCCCAGGCCATTATAGCAGCGGGTGTTAAAAGCGTTGTGATGCTCAGCAGTATAGGTGCCGACCAGCCCCAGGGCACCGGCCCAATCAGAGGCGTACATCAAATTGAAGAAATTTTCAGGCAACAGCTTACCGGCGT harbors:
- a CDS encoding glycosyltransferase; protein product: MLKKSVSIIIPNYNGRQLLEQYLPYTLHAVKNSGAVYEVIVVDDCSKDDSVAYLRSQYPDINVLVNAQNGGFSYTCNQGIQAARMDLILLLNSDIKLSPDYFDQQWRYFDREDTFGVMGRITDIDGPRIQDAARMPKFNGFKLKTAYFYYRTDQQPALTLYLSGANALVDAQKLKAMGGFNETFSPFYAEDFELSLRAWRLNWKCYYEHQSVCGHEVSASTKNYKTARWVKMVYFRNRYYLHALHLGRAALALWFLQITLIDLLPKIITGKFWMLESYTSFLKNLSQISGRRKQFKFLMQQHHSTTTVSDVFETISKSVEGAKVERV
- a CDS encoding helix-turn-helix domain-containing protein, yielding MTAIKEASTIQENKRIALQQCPVTFVMERIGNYWKPIILYHLIVGPKRYGELKRAVPAITEKVLIQQLKQLEADGIIIRESKPVVPPFVVYSLSNSGRGLLPVIDAMAHWATGVMEANE